CGCTTCTGCCCGCTCCACACCAGGATCAGATCGTGCTCGATCACGTCGTCGCCCGGCGTCTCCGGCACCACCTTCATCAACCCGATGACGTCGCCGAGCCGCGCCTTGGCGTCACGCACGATGATCGGCCGGTGCCAATAGGCGGTCGGATCGCTTTCGAGTTGGTTGAACAGCGCATCGCGCAGGAAGTGGTGGGCATCGAGCACGAACACCGGTTCACCCGCGAGATCGGTCACGATCACCCATTTCATCCCCGACGCATCGATCCGGCGCAGGAACGGATCATCTGGCACGCTGTCGAATTTCGGCAGCACGCAGCGCTGATTGGCGAGCGGCAGGCTGAGGATGCTGGCGGGATCGATCGCCTCGCCCTCGTCACACACCGAGATGTCGTCGAGGTCGAGGAAGTTCTGGGCGCCGATCGCCTCCACCTTGCTGATGTCGCCGCCGTCGACGACGTGGCGGGCGATCATCTGCCGGATATCCTGCTCGCGCAGATAGGTGATGCCTTCCGAGCCGAGCCACCAGTCGAGCACCATGGCCGTCGGCTTCGCCAGCGGAAACAGCACGATGCGATAGAAGTTCAGGAACGGCAGGAACCGCGCGGTCATCGCCAGCGCGTTGCGCGAGAAATAGGCCTGCGGGAATATCTCGCCGAGCAGCGTGATGGCGAAGGCCGAGAACAGGAACGCGCCCACGCCGGCCAACACCGAGTCCGACAACAGCGTCAGCAGCACGTTGGTGGTGACATTGCCCCAGATGATGGTGGCGAGGATCTGATTCGAATGCCGGCGAAGCTCGAGCACGCGCGCCGCGTTGGCATTGCCGCTGTCCGCCTCGATCTGCAGCCGCAACAGGCTGAGGCTGAAGACCGCGAGATTGAGGCCGGCGAACAATGCCGACTGCAGGATGCAGGCGGCGATCCCGATCCAGGTCGCGATGATCCCAAGATAGGCCATGGATGCCCCGGCTCACTGTTGCGGCGTTTCGCCGCCATCACAGTCGAACGAGGTGACAGCCGAATGACCGCGCCGTGATCCCTCCGGCCATCATCCAAACGGCGCGCCCTGCTCCGCCATCAGACCGGCGGCGGCATCGACGATCGCCGTCATCGACATCAAGTGGCAGGTCGCCGATCCGACGCGCCCGGTGCGGACAACGCCTTGCCGAACCAGCGCCTGGCCGATCCCCGGAAA
The window above is part of the Bradyrhizobium sp. PSBB068 genome. Proteins encoded here:
- a CDS encoding DUF21 domain-containing protein, translating into MAYLGIIATWIGIAACILQSALFAGLNLAVFSLSLLRLQIEADSGNANAARVLELRRHSNQILATIIWGNVTTNVLLTLLSDSVLAGVGAFLFSAFAITLLGEIFPQAYFSRNALAMTARFLPFLNFYRIVLFPLAKPTAMVLDWWLGSEGITYLREQDIRQMIARHVVDGGDISKVEAIGAQNFLDLDDISVCDEGEAIDPASILSLPLANQRCVLPKFDSVPDDPFLRRIDASGMKWVIVTDLAGEPVFVLDAHHFLRDALFNQLESDPTAYWHRPIIVRDAKARLGDVIGLMKVVPETPGDDVIEHDLILVWSGQKRIITGSDLLGRLLRGIATVEKRSAA